The following is a genomic window from Anser cygnoides isolate HZ-2024a breed goose chromosome 33, Taihu_goose_T2T_genome, whole genome shotgun sequence.
GAGGAGCCCACCACGgcttgctgggggaaggagctgaggatggggccggggaaGGTGACGACGACAGGGGGTGGCTGGATGAAGGCCGTCGAGTCGGGGCACTGCCGCGCGCACAGCTCGTTGCAGCTCTCAGCGATGGGCTGGGGGACGGCGACGCTGGTTTTCGGCGGGTACAGGTCGTTGCAAGCCATCTTGGTGTGAGAGAGCTGAGCCTGCAATGCAAAGCCCCCAGGGCCGGTGCTGTGAGTGAGGAGAtgccctggcagagcagggcccaTGCCCCAGCCAGGGG
Proteins encoded in this region:
- the LOC136788144 gene encoding scale keratin-like; this translates as MACNDLYPPKTSVAVPQPIAESCNELCARQCPDSTAFIQPPPVVVTFPGPILSSFPQQAVVGSSGAPAFGGSLGLGGLYGAGATQGSGGLCTFGRPYASPACSPYLLPRYSKKLWDTCGPC